A stretch of Strix aluco isolate bStrAlu1 chromosome 16, bStrAlu1.hap1, whole genome shotgun sequence DNA encodes these proteins:
- the DUSP8 gene encoding dual specificity protein phosphatase 8 isoform X1, protein MAGDRLPRKVMDPKKLASLLRNGAEGTLVIDSRSFVEYNSWHVLSSVNICCSKLVKRRLQQDKVSITELIQPASKMKVEAEEHQDVVVYDQSTRDVTGLAADSFLSILLGKLDSCFHSVSILTGGFATFSSCFPGLCEGKPAAILPMSISQPCLPVANVGPTRILPHLYLGSQKDVLNKDLMTQNGISYVLNASNSCPKPDFICDSHFMRIPVNDNYCEKLLPWLDKSIEFIDKAKVSSCQVIVHCLAGISRSATIAIAYIMKTMGMSSDDAYRFVKDRRPSISPNFNFLGQLLEYERSLKLLKALKSKGDRGEGDTQQDLAEAAEGSRHPPPPTSEKAEEVPRGAGSASPHGDPERQGGTPKVLSPTTLQQGLNGLHLSSERIQDTNRLKRSFSLDIKSAYSPGLRQEPPGPPGPGDAPKLCKLDSPSGPGGLGPFSPGADSPDRPSGPDLLLEAKVRQRRKHRHPAGSPAHGLSLNVGGACATHKSPGAEDGLPPRLGQPASAPGAATTSAWSGVHLESPGTPSGEAGWYFGMDSGGASGSGGSLFASAGPYPPPFGCGGVAGGCEIRLRDKARAEPRDGRHSWHEEAGAEKQFKRRSCQMEFEETMSEGRAREELGKISKQSSFSGSMEIIEVS, encoded by the exons ATGGCTGGGGACAGGCTCCCACGCAAGGTGATGGACCCGAAGAAGCTGGCCAGCCTCCTGAGGAACGGAGCGGAGGGCACCCTGGTCATTGACAGCCGCTCCTTCGTGGAGTACAACTCCTGGCACGTCCTCAGCTCCGTCAACATCTGCTGTTCCAAGCTCGTCAAGAGGAGGCTCCAGCAGGACAAGGTCTCCATCACGGAGCTCATCCAGCCCGCCTCCAAGATGAAG GTGGAGGCGGAGGAGCACCAGGACGTGGTGGTCTACGACCAGAGCACGCGGGACGTGACCGGATTGGCTGCCGACAGCTTCCTGTCCATCCTCCTGGGCAAGCTGGACAGCTGTTTCCACAGCGTCTCCATCCTCACAG GAGGCTTTGCCACCTTCTCGTCCTGCTTCCCAGGGCTCTGCGAGGGGAAGCCAGCTGCCATCCTGCCGATGAGCATCTCCCAGCCATGCTTGCCTGTGGCCAATGTCGGCCCCACACGCATCCTGCCGCATCTCTACCTGGGGTCCCAGAAAGACGTCCTAAACAAG GACTTGATGACGCAGAACGGGATAAGCTATGTCCTCAACGCCAGCAACTCCTGTCCCAAGCCAGACTTCATCTGTGATAGTCACTTCATGCGCATTCCTGTCAATGACAACTACTGTGAGAAGCTCCTTCCCTGGCTGGACAAGTCCATTGAATTCATTG ACAAGGCCAAGGTGTCCAGCTGCCAGGTGATTGTGCACTGCTTGGCCGGGATCTCCCGGTCAGCCACCATCGCCATCGCCTACATCATGAAGACTATGGGTATGTCATCAGATGATGCTTACAG GTTCGTTAAGGACCGTCGCCCGTCCATCTCGCCCAACTTCAACTTCCTGGGCCAGCTCCTGGAGTACGAGAGGAGCCTGAAGCTCCTCAAGGCCCTGAAGTCAAAGGGCGACCGGGGCGAGGGGGACACCCAGCAGGACCTGGCAGAGGCGGCTGAGGGCAGCCGGCATCCCCCACCACCTACCTCAGAGAAGGCCGAGGAGGTGCCGAGAGGCGCCGGCTCGGCGTCCCCCCACGGTGACCCCGAGCGGCAAGGCGGGACCCCGAAGGTCCTGTCACCCACCACCCTGCAGCAGGGGCTCAACGGCTTGCACCTCTCCTCCGAGCGCATCCAGGACACCAACCGCCTGAAACGTTCCTTCTCCCTGGACATCAAGTCCGCCTACTCCCCCGGCCTGCGGCAGGAGCCCCCCGGACCCCCCGGCCCTGGGGATGCCCCCAAACTTTGCAAGCTGGACAGCCCCTCGGGCCCCGGCGGCCTTGGTCCCTTCTCCCCGGGGGCGGACAGCCCCGACCGGCCGAGCGGGCCTGACCTCCTGCTGGAGGCCAAGGTGAGGCAGCGGCGGAAGCACCGGCACCCGGCGGGCTCGCCGGCCCACGGGCTCAGCCTCAACGTCGGTGGGGCCTGCGCCACACACAAGAGCCCCGGTGCCGAGGACGGGCTGCCGCCGCGGCTCGGCCAGCCGGCCTCCGCTCCCGGCGCGGCCACCACCTCCGCCTGGAGTGGGGTGCACCTGGAGTCCCCCGGCACTCCCTCCGGCGAGGCCGGCTGGTACTTCGGCATGGACTCCGGCGGTGCCAGCGGTAGTGGCGGGAGCCTGTTTGCCAGCGCCGGCCCGTACCCGCCACCGTTCGGCTGCGGCGGGGTGGCGGGCGGCTGTGAGATCAGACTGAGGGACAAGGCACGGGCCGAGCCGCGGGACGGGCGGCACAGCTGGCACGAGGAGGCCGGCGCCGAGAAGCAGTTCAAGCGGAGGAGCTGCCAGATGGAGTTCGAGGAGACCATGTCCGAGGGCAGGGCCCGGGAAGAGCTGGGCAAAATCAGCAAACAGTCCAGCTTTTCCGGCAGCATGGAGATCATCGAGGTGTCCTGA
- the DUSP8 gene encoding dual specificity protein phosphatase 8 isoform X2, translating into MPVDVLVAPSEDQFWTDMREGRMKLKIRVRRLKESRDGRGGFATFSSCFPGLCEGKPAAILPMSISQPCLPVANVGPTRILPHLYLGSQKDVLNKDLMTQNGISYVLNASNSCPKPDFICDSHFMRIPVNDNYCEKLLPWLDKSIEFIDKAKVSSCQVIVHCLAGISRSATIAIAYIMKTMGMSSDDAYRFVKDRRPSISPNFNFLGQLLEYERSLKLLKALKSKGDRGEGDTQQDLAEAAEGSRHPPPPTSEKAEEVPRGAGSASPHGDPERQGGTPKVLSPTTLQQGLNGLHLSSERIQDTNRLKRSFSLDIKSAYSPGLRQEPPGPPGPGDAPKLCKLDSPSGPGGLGPFSPGADSPDRPSGPDLLLEAKVRQRRKHRHPAGSPAHGLSLNVGGACATHKSPGAEDGLPPRLGQPASAPGAATTSAWSGVHLESPGTPSGEAGWYFGMDSGGASGSGGSLFASAGPYPPPFGCGGVAGGCEIRLRDKARAEPRDGRHSWHEEAGAEKQFKRRSCQMEFEETMSEGRAREELGKISKQSSFSGSMEIIEVS; encoded by the exons ATGCCGGTGGATGTGCTGGTCGCCCCCTCCGAGGACCAGTTCTGGACAGACATGCGCGAGGGGAGGATGAAGCTGAAAATAAGGGTGCGGAGGCTGAAGGAGAGCAGGGACGGGAGAG GAGGCTTTGCCACCTTCTCGTCCTGCTTCCCAGGGCTCTGCGAGGGGAAGCCAGCTGCCATCCTGCCGATGAGCATCTCCCAGCCATGCTTGCCTGTGGCCAATGTCGGCCCCACACGCATCCTGCCGCATCTCTACCTGGGGTCCCAGAAAGACGTCCTAAACAAG GACTTGATGACGCAGAACGGGATAAGCTATGTCCTCAACGCCAGCAACTCCTGTCCCAAGCCAGACTTCATCTGTGATAGTCACTTCATGCGCATTCCTGTCAATGACAACTACTGTGAGAAGCTCCTTCCCTGGCTGGACAAGTCCATTGAATTCATTG ACAAGGCCAAGGTGTCCAGCTGCCAGGTGATTGTGCACTGCTTGGCCGGGATCTCCCGGTCAGCCACCATCGCCATCGCCTACATCATGAAGACTATGGGTATGTCATCAGATGATGCTTACAG GTTCGTTAAGGACCGTCGCCCGTCCATCTCGCCCAACTTCAACTTCCTGGGCCAGCTCCTGGAGTACGAGAGGAGCCTGAAGCTCCTCAAGGCCCTGAAGTCAAAGGGCGACCGGGGCGAGGGGGACACCCAGCAGGACCTGGCAGAGGCGGCTGAGGGCAGCCGGCATCCCCCACCACCTACCTCAGAGAAGGCCGAGGAGGTGCCGAGAGGCGCCGGCTCGGCGTCCCCCCACGGTGACCCCGAGCGGCAAGGCGGGACCCCGAAGGTCCTGTCACCCACCACCCTGCAGCAGGGGCTCAACGGCTTGCACCTCTCCTCCGAGCGCATCCAGGACACCAACCGCCTGAAACGTTCCTTCTCCCTGGACATCAAGTCCGCCTACTCCCCCGGCCTGCGGCAGGAGCCCCCCGGACCCCCCGGCCCTGGGGATGCCCCCAAACTTTGCAAGCTGGACAGCCCCTCGGGCCCCGGCGGCCTTGGTCCCTTCTCCCCGGGGGCGGACAGCCCCGACCGGCCGAGCGGGCCTGACCTCCTGCTGGAGGCCAAGGTGAGGCAGCGGCGGAAGCACCGGCACCCGGCGGGCTCGCCGGCCCACGGGCTCAGCCTCAACGTCGGTGGGGCCTGCGCCACACACAAGAGCCCCGGTGCCGAGGACGGGCTGCCGCCGCGGCTCGGCCAGCCGGCCTCCGCTCCCGGCGCGGCCACCACCTCCGCCTGGAGTGGGGTGCACCTGGAGTCCCCCGGCACTCCCTCCGGCGAGGCCGGCTGGTACTTCGGCATGGACTCCGGCGGTGCCAGCGGTAGTGGCGGGAGCCTGTTTGCCAGCGCCGGCCCGTACCCGCCACCGTTCGGCTGCGGCGGGGTGGCGGGCGGCTGTGAGATCAGACTGAGGGACAAGGCACGGGCCGAGCCGCGGGACGGGCGGCACAGCTGGCACGAGGAGGCCGGCGCCGAGAAGCAGTTCAAGCGGAGGAGCTGCCAGATGGAGTTCGAGGAGACCATGTCCGAGGGCAGGGCCCGGGAAGAGCTGGGCAAAATCAGCAAACAGTCCAGCTTTTCCGGCAGCATGGAGATCATCGAGGTGTCCTGA